The following are encoded in a window of Nocardioides houyundeii genomic DNA:
- a CDS encoding cysteine desulfurase, which yields MTLPGLLPELEVIRKDFPILERTVAGGQPLVYLDSANTSQKPQCVIDAMVDHLEHHNANISRAMHALGAEATEAFEAARDKVADFIGAPSRDEVIFTKNASEALNLVSNTLAWARGPLQVGEGDEILITEMEHHSNIVPWQLLAQRTGATLRWIGLTEDGQLERSNLGELINEHTKVVSFTWVSNMLGTINPVAEIAALAHQVGALVVVDASQAAPQLPVDVVASGADFVAFTGHKVVGPTGIGVLWGRREVLEQLPPFLGGGEMIQTVSMERSTYADIPHKFEAGTPPIVEAVGLGAAVDYLAAVGMEAIHAHEQAITAYALQGLGTIPGLRVLGPLDAAARGGAIAFEIDGVHPHDVAQVLDTRGIAVRAGHHCAKPAHARFGVQSSTRMSSYLYTTPAEIDALVEGLAYTRSYFKVG from the coding sequence ATGACCCTCCCAGGTCTGCTCCCCGAGCTCGAGGTCATCCGGAAGGACTTCCCGATCCTCGAGCGCACGGTGGCGGGTGGGCAGCCGCTGGTCTATCTCGACAGCGCCAACACCTCCCAGAAGCCGCAGTGCGTCATCGATGCGATGGTCGACCACCTCGAGCACCACAACGCCAACATCTCCCGAGCGATGCACGCGCTCGGGGCGGAGGCCACGGAGGCCTTCGAGGCGGCCCGCGACAAGGTGGCCGACTTCATCGGAGCGCCGTCACGCGACGAGGTGATCTTCACCAAGAACGCCTCCGAGGCGCTGAACCTGGTGTCCAACACCCTGGCGTGGGCTCGTGGCCCGCTCCAGGTCGGTGAGGGCGACGAGATCCTCATCACCGAGATGGAGCACCACTCCAACATCGTGCCGTGGCAGCTGCTCGCGCAGCGGACCGGTGCCACGCTGCGCTGGATCGGCCTGACCGAGGACGGCCAGCTCGAGCGGTCGAACCTGGGCGAGCTGATCAACGAGCACACCAAGGTCGTCTCCTTCACCTGGGTGTCCAACATGCTGGGCACCATCAACCCGGTGGCCGAGATCGCCGCCCTGGCTCACCAGGTCGGCGCGCTGGTGGTGGTCGACGCCTCCCAGGCAGCGCCCCAGCTCCCGGTCGACGTGGTCGCCTCCGGTGCCGACTTCGTGGCCTTCACCGGGCACAAGGTCGTCGGACCGACCGGCATCGGTGTGCTGTGGGGCCGCCGCGAGGTGCTGGAGCAGCTCCCGCCGTTCCTCGGTGGGGGCGAGATGATCCAGACCGTCAGCATGGAGCGCTCGACCTACGCCGACATCCCGCACAAGTTCGAGGCCGGGACGCCGCCGATCGTGGAGGCCGTGGGCCTCGGCGCCGCCGTCGACTACCTCGCAGCCGTGGGGATGGAGGCGATCCACGCGCACGAGCAGGCGATCACGGCGTACGCGCTCCAGGGCCTGGGGACGATCCCGGGTCTGCGGGTGCTGGGTCCGTTGGACGCCGCCGCCCGCGGCGGTGCCATCGCCTTCGAGATCGACGGCGTGCACCCCCACGACGTGGCCCAGGTGCTGGACACCCGGGGGATCGCGGTCCGGGCGGGGCACCACTGCGCCAAGCCCGCCCACGCCCGCTTCGGGGTGCAGAGCTCGACCCGGATGTCGTCCTACCTGTACACCACGCCCGCGGAGATCGATGCCCTCGTCGAGGGCCTGGCCTACACCCGCTCCTACTTCAAGGTCGGGTGA
- a CDS encoding ABC transporter permease encodes MTDTLDLTPAPGAAPLHRQVLAQSRMETRLILRNGEQILLALVIPVIVLLGGVAAADRVGLEFDHPVVDVLAPGILALAVMSTSFTSVAIATGFERRYGLIKRLGTSPLPRYGLLLGKVGAVVAVQVLQVAVLACVALGIGWRPEATGWPAAVLILLLGTAAFTSLGLLIAGTLRAEATLAAANLVYLLLMAGGAVVIPADSYGALGTLATWLPSGALGEGMRAALLDGRLDLSAVLVLVVWAATAAAATARTFKWE; translated from the coding sequence ATGACCGACACCCTCGACCTGACTCCGGCCCCCGGGGCGGCCCCGCTGCACCGACAGGTCCTGGCGCAGTCGCGCATGGAGACCAGGCTCATCCTGCGCAACGGCGAGCAGATCCTGCTCGCCCTGGTGATCCCGGTGATCGTGCTGCTCGGCGGGGTGGCGGCCGCGGATCGGGTGGGGCTGGAGTTCGACCACCCGGTGGTCGACGTGCTGGCGCCGGGGATCCTGGCCCTGGCGGTGATGTCCACCTCCTTCACCTCGGTCGCGATCGCCACCGGCTTCGAGCGCCGCTACGGACTCATCAAGAGGCTCGGCACCTCGCCCCTGCCACGCTACGGCCTGCTGCTGGGCAAGGTCGGGGCCGTCGTGGCCGTCCAGGTCCTCCAGGTCGCGGTGCTCGCGTGCGTGGCGCTCGGCATCGGATGGCGACCTGAGGCCACCGGGTGGCCGGCCGCGGTGCTGATCCTGCTCCTGGGGACCGCTGCCTTCACCTCCCTGGGCCTGCTCATCGCGGGCACCTTGCGCGCCGAGGCCACCCTGGCCGCGGCCAACCTGGTCTACCTGCTGCTGATGGCCGGCGGAGCCGTGGTCATCCCGGCCGACTCCTACGGCGCCCTCGGCACGCTCGCCACCTGGCTGCCCTCGGGGGCGCTGGGCGAGGGGATGCGCGCCGCACTGCTCGACGGCCGACTCGACCTGTCGGCCGTGCTCGTCCTGGTCGTGTGGGCGGCGACAGCCGCTGCCGCGACCGCCCGTACCTTCAAGTGGGAGTGA
- a CDS encoding ABC transporter ATP-binding protein produces the protein MPSSPAVEIEGLVMRYGDKVAVDGLSLTVERGTITAVLGPNGAGKTTTLETCEGYRRPQQGRVRVLGLDPHTDRRALLPRIGVMLQSGGAWSGVRAMEMLRHVAALHSHPMDPDLLAERVGLSDCGRTPYRRLSGGQQQRLGLAMALVGRPELVFVDEPTAGMDPAARRSTWELLQELRASGVTVVLTTHYMEEAERLSDVIHIVDRGRLVTSGTPLELTRGGGHTTIRLVVTRPFPDGAPESLRAGLGSGTEVRQLDPLSMVISGQADSSTLAVVSHWCETNGVLPESLSLGQRTLEDVFLDLTGRGLAE, from the coding sequence GTGCCCTCCTCCCCTGCCGTCGAGATCGAGGGACTGGTGATGCGGTACGGCGACAAGGTGGCGGTCGACGGTCTCTCGCTCACGGTCGAGCGCGGCACCATCACCGCGGTGCTCGGCCCCAACGGCGCCGGGAAGACCACGACCCTGGAGACCTGCGAGGGCTACCGACGTCCTCAGCAGGGCAGGGTGCGGGTGCTGGGCCTCGACCCGCACACGGACCGCCGGGCGCTCCTGCCCCGGATCGGCGTCATGCTCCAGTCCGGAGGTGCGTGGTCCGGGGTCCGGGCGATGGAGATGCTGCGTCACGTCGCCGCCCTGCACTCCCACCCGATGGACCCGGACCTGCTGGCCGAGCGGGTCGGACTCTCCGACTGCGGGCGGACGCCGTACCGAAGGCTCTCCGGAGGGCAGCAGCAGCGTCTCGGGCTCGCGATGGCCCTGGTGGGGCGGCCCGAGCTGGTGTTCGTCGACGAGCCCACGGCCGGGATGGACCCGGCCGCGCGCCGGAGCACCTGGGAGCTGCTGCAGGAGCTGCGGGCGAGTGGCGTGACCGTGGTGCTGACCACCCACTACATGGAGGAGGCCGAGCGCCTCTCCGACGTGATCCACATCGTCGACCGCGGCCGCCTGGTCACCTCCGGCACACCGCTGGAGCTGACCCGCGGCGGTGGGCACACCACCATCCGGCTCGTGGTCACCCGTCCGTTCCCCGACGGCGCTCCGGAGTCGCTCCGGGCCGGACTGGGCTCCGGCACCGAGGTGCGCCAGCTCGACCCGCTCAGCATGGTCATCTCCGGGCAGGCCGACTCCTCCACGTTGGCGGTGGTCTCGCACTGGTGCGAGACCAACGGCGTGCTGCCGGAGTCGCTGAGCCTGGGCCAGCGCACTCTCGAGGACGTCTTCCTCGACCTCACCGGACGAGGACTCGCCGAATGA
- a CDS encoding acVLRF1 family peptidyl-tRNA hydrolase, whose amino-acid sequence MSSLLLPASRVPRWVENFSLRHGSVTLEVSQGELSGVGADGSTFRARLPWSRVYAAGPDVAEFVAALAPPQDWGVLLVRKGGFAVARCSGADLVEHKIGQRHVQGRTKAGGQSQQRFARRRDNQARQAYEAATEHAVRILRPGLLVTGGDRTAIAEVLADPRLRGMRVVGEWLPVPDPRRSVLDKAIADAQAARVEVNNA is encoded by the coding sequence GTGTCCTCGCTGCTCCTACCGGCGAGCCGGGTGCCGCGGTGGGTGGAGAACTTCTCGCTGCGGCACGGGAGCGTGACGCTCGAGGTGAGCCAGGGCGAGCTGAGCGGGGTCGGCGCCGACGGCTCGACCTTCCGCGCGCGGCTGCCCTGGTCCCGGGTGTACGCCGCGGGCCCCGACGTCGCGGAGTTCGTGGCCGCGCTGGCGCCACCGCAGGACTGGGGAGTGCTGCTGGTGCGCAAGGGCGGGTTCGCGGTGGCCCGCTGTTCGGGGGCGGACCTGGTGGAGCACAAGATCGGACAGCGCCACGTGCAGGGCCGCACCAAGGCCGGCGGGCAGAGTCAGCAGCGGTTCGCCCGCCGCAGGGACAACCAGGCGCGACAGGCGTACGAGGCTGCGACCGAGCACGCAGTGCGGATCCTGCGCCCCGGGCTGCTGGTCACCGGGGGCGACCGGACGGCGATCGCCGAGGTGCTCGCGGACCCACGGCTGCGTGGCATGCGCGTCGTGGGGGAGTGGCTCCCCGTGCCGGACCCGAGGCGCTCGGTGCTGGACAAGGCGATCGCGGACGCCCAGGCGGCGCGCGTCGAGGTGAACAACGCCTGA
- a CDS encoding glycerophosphodiester phosphodiesterase yields the protein MTLLAIAHRAGNSLAGLEAANQLGVDVVECDIHQYRGNLEVRHLKTAGPLPFLWDRWQLASASAPRLGLAALLAADRHGTTFMLDLKGRRTAAARAVARLLRDLGHDAPILVCGRHWPSVELLAEEPQVLPVLSARNRGELRRLLSRLEDGSRVHGVSVHRDLLDAGTVARLSDLVEVVMTWSVNDLESLDRMRDLGVTGIISDEPTVLAQLLAERPDPGPRGSGS from the coding sequence GTGACGCTGCTCGCCATCGCCCACCGGGCCGGGAACTCCCTGGCCGGGCTGGAGGCCGCCAACCAGCTCGGTGTCGACGTCGTGGAGTGCGACATCCACCAGTACCGGGGCAACCTCGAGGTCCGCCACCTCAAGACCGCCGGGCCACTGCCCTTCCTGTGGGACCGGTGGCAGCTTGCCTCGGCATCTGCCCCCCGCCTGGGCCTGGCCGCACTGCTGGCCGCGGATCGCCACGGGACCACCTTCATGCTGGACCTCAAGGGCAGACGCACCGCCGCCGCTCGCGCGGTCGCACGGCTGCTGCGCGACCTCGGTCACGACGCCCCGATCCTGGTCTGCGGTCGGCACTGGCCCTCGGTGGAGTTGCTGGCCGAGGAGCCGCAGGTCCTCCCGGTGCTCTCGGCGCGGAACCGCGGCGAGCTTCGCCGGCTGCTCTCGCGCCTGGAGGACGGCTCCCGGGTGCACGGGGTCTCGGTGCACCGCGACCTGCTGGACGCCGGCACGGTGGCACGGCTCTCGGACCTGGTCGAGGTGGTGATGACGTGGTCGGTCAACGACCTGGAGTCCCTGGACCGGATGCGCGACCTCGGAGTCACCGGGATCATCAGCGACGAGCCGACGGTGCTGGCGCAGCTGCTCGCCGAGCGCCCCGACCCCGGCCCGCGAGGGTCGGGTTCCTAG
- the sufU gene encoding Fe-S cluster assembly sulfur transfer protein SufU: MSAELDSLYQEIILDHYKNPHHAGLRDPFGAEVHHVNPTCGDEITLRVQLAGDTVADVSYDAAGCSISQASTSVMADLVIGRPVDEAMGIHQEFLTLMQGKGKVEPDEEVLEDGIAFAGVAKFPARVKCALLSWMAFKDACTQVLGSTTPEEKA; this comes from the coding sequence ATGTCCGCGGAGCTCGACTCGCTGTACCAGGAGATCATCCTGGACCACTACAAGAACCCCCACCACGCCGGTCTGCGCGACCCGTTCGGCGCCGAGGTGCACCACGTCAACCCGACGTGCGGCGACGAGATCACGCTGCGCGTGCAGCTGGCGGGTGACACCGTCGCCGACGTGTCCTACGACGCCGCGGGCTGCTCGATCTCCCAGGCCTCGACCTCGGTGATGGCCGACCTGGTGATCGGTCGCCCCGTGGACGAGGCGATGGGGATCCACCAGGAGTTCCTGACCCTCATGCAGGGCAAGGGCAAGGTCGAGCCGGACGAGGAGGTCCTGGAGGACGGGATCGCCTTCGCCGGCGTCGCGAAGTTCCCCGCACGGGTCAAGTGCGCACTGCTGTCGTGGATGGCGTTCAAGGACGCGTGCACGCAGGTGCTCGGATCGACAACACCGGAGGAGAAAGCATGA
- a CDS encoding COX15/CtaA family protein codes for MNLSRLAPWLWPLAIANLLANIGIVVTGAAVRLTGSGLGCPTWPRCTDESYAAHGELGLHGAIEFGNRLLTFVLAAVAVLTFLAALGSGRRRAIWLAFVVGLSIPLQAVVGGITVLTDLNPWIVSGHFLVSMLIIMFCVALLDELRSPTRGLAPVPVRALAWANLGVGWVVLYLGTVVTGAGPHAGDEGAARNGLDPATISQVHAVSVYLLVALTVALLVVSLRSGLQWLATVTGLVLAIELAQGVLGWTQYWLDLPIVLVALHMLGAGLLAAGLARLALAVLPHRDLTAAELAQNSSGSRATATKSSDR; via the coding sequence ATGAACCTCAGTCGTCTCGCGCCGTGGCTCTGGCCCCTGGCGATCGCGAACCTGCTGGCCAACATCGGCATCGTGGTGACCGGGGCGGCCGTCCGGCTGACCGGGTCCGGGCTCGGCTGCCCCACCTGGCCCCGGTGCACCGACGAGTCCTACGCCGCGCACGGCGAGCTCGGGCTGCACGGCGCCATCGAGTTCGGCAACCGGCTGCTCACCTTCGTGCTGGCGGCGGTCGCCGTCCTGACCTTCCTGGCCGCCCTGGGCTCCGGCCGCCGGCGCGCCATCTGGCTCGCCTTCGTCGTCGGCCTCTCCATCCCGCTGCAGGCCGTGGTGGGCGGCATCACGGTGCTGACCGACCTCAACCCGTGGATCGTCTCCGGGCACTTCCTGGTCTCGATGCTGATCATCATGTTCTGCGTGGCCCTCCTGGACGAGCTGCGCAGCCCGACTCGAGGCCTCGCACCGGTCCCGGTCCGCGCCCTGGCATGGGCCAACCTGGGGGTGGGCTGGGTCGTTCTCTACCTCGGCACCGTGGTGACCGGGGCGGGGCCGCACGCCGGTGACGAGGGCGCGGCGCGCAACGGGCTGGACCCCGCCACGATCTCCCAGGTGCACGCTGTCTCGGTCTACCTCCTGGTGGCGCTCACCGTCGCCCTCCTGGTGGTCTCACTGCGCAGCGGGTTGCAGTGGCTGGCCACGGTGACCGGGCTCGTGCTCGCCATCGAGCTGGCCCAGGGCGTCCTGGGCTGGACGCAGTACTGGCTGGACCTGCCGATCGTCCTGGTGGCCCTGCACATGCTCGGCGCCGGCCTGCTGGCCGCCGGCCTGGCGCGGCTGGCACTCGCGGTGCTGCCGCACCGGGACCTGACGGCCGCGGAGCTGGCTCAGAACAGCAGCGGGTCCAGGGCCACCGCGACGAAGAGCAGCGACAGGTAG
- the sufB gene encoding Fe-S cluster assembly protein SufB: MTSIEELNPELKGIGRYEFGWADSDAAGSNAKRGLNEDVVRDISGKKSEPQWMLDLRLKGLKLFHRKPMPTWGSDLSTIDFDNIKYFVRSSEKQATSWDELPEDIKNTYDKLGIPEAEKQRLVSGVAAQYESEVVYHSIREDLEEQGVIFVDTDTALREHEELFREYFGTVIPVGDNKFAALNTSVWSGGSFIYVPKGVHVDIPLQAYFRINTENMGQFERTLIIVDEDAYVHYVEGCTAPIYSSDSLHSAVVEIIVKKGGRCRYTTIQNWSNNVYNLVTKRATCDAGATMEWVDGNIGSKVTMKYPAIYLMGEHAKGETLSIAFAGEGQHQDAGAKMVHAAPNTSSSILSKSVARGGGRTSYRGLIQVNEGAHGSKSNVLCDALLVDQISRSDTYPYVDIREDDVSMGHEASVSKVSDDQLFYLMSRGMEQDEAMAMIVRGFVEPIAKELPMEYALELNRLIELQMEGAVG, from the coding sequence ATGACCTCCATCGAAGAGCTCAACCCGGAGCTGAAGGGCATCGGGCGCTACGAGTTCGGTTGGGCCGACAGCGACGCTGCGGGCTCGAACGCCAAGCGTGGACTCAACGAAGACGTCGTTCGCGACATCTCCGGCAAGAAGTCTGAGCCGCAGTGGATGCTCGACCTGCGTCTGAAGGGCCTCAAGCTCTTCCACCGCAAGCCCATGCCCACGTGGGGCTCGGACCTGTCGACGATCGACTTCGACAACATCAAGTACTTCGTCCGGTCCAGCGAGAAGCAGGCGACCAGCTGGGACGAGCTGCCCGAGGACATCAAGAACACCTACGACAAGCTCGGCATCCCCGAGGCGGAGAAGCAGCGCCTGGTCTCCGGCGTCGCGGCCCAGTACGAGTCCGAGGTCGTCTACCACTCGATCCGCGAGGACCTCGAGGAGCAGGGCGTCATCTTCGTCGACACCGACACCGCGCTCCGCGAGCACGAGGAGCTCTTCCGGGAGTACTTCGGCACCGTCATCCCGGTCGGCGACAACAAGTTCGCCGCGCTGAACACCAGCGTCTGGTCGGGCGGCTCGTTCATCTACGTGCCGAAGGGTGTGCACGTCGACATCCCGCTGCAGGCCTACTTCCGGATCAACACCGAGAACATGGGGCAGTTCGAACGCACCCTGATCATCGTTGACGAGGACGCCTACGTGCACTACGTCGAGGGCTGCACGGCGCCGATCTACAGCTCGGACTCGCTGCACTCCGCGGTCGTGGAGATCATCGTGAAGAAGGGCGGCCGGTGCCGCTACACGACGATCCAGAACTGGTCCAACAACGTCTACAACCTGGTGACCAAGCGTGCGACCTGCGACGCCGGCGCGACCATGGAGTGGGTCGACGGCAACATCGGCTCCAAGGTGACCATGAAGTACCCGGCCATCTACCTGATGGGCGAGCACGCCAAGGGCGAGACGCTCTCGATCGCGTTCGCGGGCGAGGGCCAGCACCAGGACGCCGGCGCCAAGATGGTGCACGCTGCTCCCAACACTTCCAGCTCCATCCTCAGCAAGTCGGTGGCGCGTGGCGGTGGCCGCACGTCGTACCGGGGCCTGATCCAGGTCAACGAGGGCGCGCACGGCTCGAAGTCCAACGTGCTCTGCGACGCGCTTCTGGTCGACCAGATCAGCCGCTCCGACACCTATCCCTACGTCGACATCCGTGAGGACGACGTCTCGATGGGTCACGAGGCCAGCGTCTCCAAGGTCTCCGACGACCAGCTCTTCTACCTCATGTCGCGAGGCATGGAGCAGGACGAGGCGATGGCGATGATCGTGCGCGGCTTCGTCGAGCCGATCGCCAAGGAGCTGCCCATGGAGTACGCCCTCGAGCTCAACCGCCTGATCGAGCTGCAGATGGAGGGCGCGGTCGGCTGA
- a CDS encoding helix-turn-helix transcriptional regulator, whose translation MEFDPSTVAPVGDASTRDRVARSILENGASTAAELAERLALTPAAVRRHLDHMLSEGVVEGREQKVYGSRGRGRPAKVFALTGAGRDQFDQQYDDLAAQALRFLAETGGDDAVMEFARRRVAYVAPDYERIVAAEPHLSPAEALARVFSAQGYAASVRELPLAGAADQLCQQHCPVSHVAHEFPQLCEAETEAIGKVLGTHVQRLATIAHGDGVCTTCIPKSKEG comes from the coding sequence GTGGAATTCGACCCGAGCACCGTGGCGCCTGTGGGCGACGCGTCGACGCGCGATCGCGTTGCCCGGTCGATCCTGGAGAACGGCGCCTCCACCGCGGCCGAGCTGGCCGAGCGCCTCGCGCTCACTCCCGCGGCCGTGCGCCGCCACCTGGACCACATGCTCTCCGAGGGCGTCGTCGAGGGCCGCGAGCAGAAGGTCTACGGCAGTCGTGGACGCGGTCGTCCGGCCAAGGTGTTCGCCCTCACCGGTGCCGGCCGCGACCAGTTCGACCAGCAGTACGACGACCTGGCCGCCCAGGCCCTGCGCTTCCTGGCCGAGACCGGCGGCGACGACGCGGTGATGGAGTTCGCCCGGCGTCGGGTGGCCTACGTGGCCCCCGACTACGAGCGGATCGTGGCTGCCGAGCCGCACCTGAGCCCGGCCGAGGCGCTGGCCCGGGTCTTCTCCGCCCAGGGGTACGCCGCCAGCGTGCGCGAGCTTCCCCTCGCCGGTGCCGCTGACCAGCTGTGCCAGCAACACTGCCCCGTCTCCCACGTGGCACACGAATTTCCCCAGTTGTGCGAGGCCGAGACCGAGGCGATCGGCAAGGTCCTCGGCACGCACGTGCAGCGGCTGGCCACCATCGCCCACGGCGACGGTGTCTGCACCACCTGCATCCCGAAGAGCAAGGAAGGCTGA
- a CDS encoding metal-sulfur cluster assembly factor: protein MNETTTHSDLPEVDVEALASGSSSVSLEDVTEAMKDVVDPELGINVVDLGLVYGVHLDADSNCVIDMTLTSAACPLTDVIQDQTNSALEGLVGDVAINWVWMPPWGPDKITPDGREQLRALGFNV, encoded by the coding sequence ATGAACGAGACCACCACCCACTCCGACCTTCCCGAGGTCGACGTGGAGGCTCTGGCCTCCGGATCGTCGTCAGTCTCGCTGGAGGACGTGACCGAGGCGATGAAGGACGTCGTCGACCCCGAGCTGGGGATCAACGTCGTCGATCTCGGCCTGGTCTACGGGGTCCACCTCGACGCGGACTCGAACTGCGTCATCGACATGACCCTGACCTCGGCTGCCTGCCCGCTGACCGACGTCATCCAGGACCAGACGAACTCGGCGCTCGAGGGGCTGGTCGGTGACGTGGCGATCAACTGGGTCTGGATGCCGCCGTGGGGCCCGGACAAGATCACCCCGGACGGCCGGGAGCAGCTGCGCGCCCTCGGCTTCAACGTCTGA
- the sufD gene encoding Fe-S cluster assembly protein SufD, which translates to MEKVESHLHPQGSFDVADHPVPQGREEIWRFTPLKRLRGLHADAVLGAGATRYEWNTPDGVRVADVAGDEARALRGISGLVPISRFAARVLAEVETSLLVDVPAETEVSEPVVVQLTGTDAAETEGGHVALRFGRHSRATVVLNHTGSAAIAQVVEIEVGDGAEVTVVSVQDWADDAVHLTHTQARVGRDASYKHAAISFGGDLVRMDANVTYDGPGGSAEMLGLYFADAGQHIEHRLFADHTAPNTKSHVVYKGALQGHKAHTVWVGNVLIRKVAVGIETYEENRNLVLTDGCQADSVPNLEIETGEIEGAGHASATGRFDDNQLFYLRSRGIEEAEARRLVVHGFFNDLIRKVDVPAIEERLVATVEAELAKNVTGKHF; encoded by the coding sequence ATGGAGAAGGTGGAGAGCCACCTCCACCCGCAGGGGTCGTTCGACGTGGCCGACCACCCGGTGCCCCAGGGCCGGGAGGAGATCTGGCGCTTCACGCCGCTCAAGCGGCTGCGAGGGCTGCACGCCGACGCCGTCCTCGGCGCCGGGGCGACCCGCTACGAGTGGAACACCCCCGACGGGGTCCGGGTGGCCGACGTCGCCGGCGACGAGGCCCGCGCGCTGCGCGGCATCTCCGGGCTGGTGCCGATCAGTCGCTTCGCGGCCCGGGTGCTGGCCGAGGTCGAGACCTCGCTGCTGGTCGACGTCCCGGCCGAGACCGAGGTCTCCGAGCCCGTGGTGGTCCAGCTGACCGGGACCGACGCGGCCGAGACCGAGGGCGGCCACGTCGCCCTCAGGTTCGGCAGGCACTCGCGGGCCACGGTGGTGCTCAACCACACCGGCAGTGCTGCCATCGCCCAGGTCGTGGAGATCGAGGTGGGTGACGGCGCCGAGGTGACCGTGGTCTCGGTGCAGGACTGGGCCGACGACGCCGTGCACCTGACGCACACGCAGGCTCGGGTGGGGCGCGACGCGTCCTACAAGCACGCGGCGATCAGCTTCGGCGGCGACCTGGTCCGGATGGACGCCAACGTCACCTACGACGGGCCGGGTGGCTCCGCGGAGATGCTCGGTCTCTACTTCGCCGACGCCGGGCAGCACATCGAGCACCGGCTGTTCGCCGACCACACCGCTCCCAACACCAAGAGCCACGTGGTCTACAAGGGCGCGCTCCAGGGCCACAAGGCGCACACCGTGTGGGTGGGCAACGTGCTGATCCGCAAGGTCGCGGTCGGCATCGAGACCTACGAGGAGAACCGCAACCTCGTCCTGACCGACGGCTGCCAGGCAGACTCGGTGCCCAACCTGGAGATCGAGACCGGGGAGATCGAGGGAGCCGGGCACGCCTCGGCCACCGGTCGCTTCGACGACAACCAGCTCTTCTACCTGCGCTCCCGGGGGATCGAGGAGGCGGAGGCACGGCGCCTGGTCGTGCACGGCTTCTTCAACGACCTCATCCGCAAGGTCGACGTCCCCGCCATCGAGGAGCGCCTCGTGGCCACGGTCGAGGCCGAGCTGGCCAAGAACGTCACCGGAAAGCACTTCTGA
- a CDS encoding phosphatase PAP2 family protein, with product MRQAAAVAFGVFGYFLVRGHTEGARDVALAHAAEVEGLEQRLGIALEPQLQAWVAPSESLRTMANWVYIWGHWPVITMTMIWLAWHHREVFLRLRDAMLVSGALGLVVFVTYPLAPPRLASLGMVDTITDHSQSYRVLQPPAFTNQYAAMPSLHSGWDLLVGMAIVSAASTLTLRVIGFVLPVLMGLAVVATANHYVLDVVAGVTLALLGHAVARRAEQHRRRRRRPTEQGEP from the coding sequence GTGCGACAGGCAGCCGCTGTCGCGTTCGGCGTCTTCGGGTACTTCTTGGTCCGTGGCCACACCGAGGGCGCGCGCGACGTGGCACTGGCGCACGCCGCGGAGGTGGAGGGCCTGGAGCAACGGCTGGGCATCGCCCTCGAGCCGCAGCTGCAGGCCTGGGTGGCTCCCTCCGAGTCGCTGCGCACCATGGCGAACTGGGTCTACATCTGGGGTCACTGGCCGGTCATCACGATGACCATGATCTGGCTCGCCTGGCACCACCGCGAGGTCTTCCTCCGGCTGCGGGACGCGATGCTGGTCTCCGGAGCCCTGGGCCTGGTGGTCTTCGTGACCTACCCCCTGGCACCGCCACGCCTGGCGAGCCTGGGCATGGTGGACACCATCACCGACCACTCCCAGTCCTACCGGGTGCTGCAGCCTCCTGCCTTCACCAACCAGTACGCCGCCATGCCGAGCCTGCACTCGGGCTGGGACCTGCTGGTCGGCATGGCCATCGTCAGCGCCGCGTCCACGCTCACCCTCAGGGTGATCGGCTTCGTGCTGCCGGTGCTGATGGGCCTGGCCGTGGTCGCCACCGCCAACCACTACGTCCTCGACGTCGTCGCCGGGGTCACCCTTGCCCTGCTCGGCCACGCGGTCGCCCGGCGCGCCGAGCAGCACCGACGTCGACGGCGTCGCCCCACCGAGCAGGGCGAGCCGTGA
- a CDS encoding non-heme iron oxygenase ferredoxin subunit: MAFERVCTLAEVPADEAFAANVDGVDIAVARDGEEIFAVQDLCSHAHVALSEGGVADCAIECWLHASTFDLRTGKPTVLPATEPISTFGVELRGDEVYVDVATPSTASSRPDDNFSTSTRE, translated from the coding sequence ATGGCGTTCGAACGCGTCTGCACGCTCGCGGAGGTCCCCGCCGACGAGGCGTTCGCGGCGAACGTCGACGGCGTCGACATCGCGGTGGCCCGGGACGGCGAGGAGATCTTCGCCGTCCAGGACCTCTGCTCCCACGCCCACGTGGCGCTCTCCGAGGGCGGGGTCGCGGACTGTGCGATCGAGTGCTGGCTGCACGCCTCCACCTTCGACCTGCGTACCGGGAAGCCGACCGTGCTGCCCGCGACCGAGCCGATCTCGACCTTCGGCGTGGAGCTGCGCGGCGACGAGGTCTACGTCGACGTGGCCACCCCCTCAACGGCGTCCAGCCGTCCTGACGACAACTTTTCGACGAGCACCAGAGAGTAG